From a region of the Tachysurus fulvidraco isolate hzauxx_2018 chromosome 5, HZAU_PFXX_2.0, whole genome shotgun sequence genome:
- the setd5 gene encoding histone-lysine N-methyltransferase SETD5 isoform X2, whose amino-acid sequence MSIAIALGVTTPETPYTDMAAGSDPESVEASPAVNEKTYSNHSCGSAQNHGYRGLPYAMQQSSIVCCQDHNYGAPPPPTPPASPLSQTIIPRLELNGALGRPRPRLHTNDPDNSADSDSSSEEEGAVPSGWCQCRLTSDRYLIKCESCRGLDRRKGLDGQHRKQDNVSGESSATESGDEEVSAATVSYTATQHTPTSITLTVNRVKRNKAKKRKKSTEKTRAAPKAKKVKAFREGSRKSLRMKNSTSEASVLDENTAEGWETRIRQWTDQYEEAQANQYSADVQTLLQLHHNANKSSPNPAALAMDTINRTELACNNTVLSSQMQLQLGRVTRVQKHRKILRAARDLEPDTLIIEYRGKVMLKQQFEVNGHFFKRPYPFVLFYSKFNEVEMCVDARTFGNDARFIRRSCTPNAEVRHMIADGMIHLCIYAVSQISKDTEVTIGFDYEFSSCNYKVDCACHKGNQNCPVQKHNQNPSEVLLPPPQNPLPTLPGAETRRRRARRKELEGNGLIGSVSDDSNQLLDEHGEHGTSEAEESLMDGLKQEDGQEEVDEMGAPIPNRRSREDRKAEAIMHVFENLERRRKRVSQGTERAGLDDFKQEGVGSEEGGASSPTGVNPGHNAGLIGGVSTRRTSLASDHVASVESEKASATSLVAPKPPPARSKPRPKSRISRNRASSAQRARRQRQALLAQQAAEAGAAGGEEGGTAAGAGELGIGDGALGIGQPQDGESCGVSTALGSKTSVRCPKTKKYLVTEWLNDKAPDRVEEPIERPLRISTDPTVLATTLNMLPGLSHSPLICTTPKHYIRFGSPFNPERRRRPLIVDPTYGSCKKRWIKQAQDESMSLSMEDGTESNSSHQSNSSSTASRSELMAPFKKRKSKYAPETVAPPPELLLRPLSPITPPLPTESSVSLLHPLFSSCSLYLGADEERQNGAMPPYSPLLLSLPASRCNTPLQFENISSPEASPVHRPESLSPEPCLRPEFDTPRISTFPDLSVTSALGSPAPPSDDFPLTGPESLTGSGDGVCLTPVPVSNTSDASLGPRLNEAQVREQVFRTEFNLIYTCSPLNANLTSGPVTDRRHSQSEGSFSPAESYYSSVSGQGLLTEPGSGSFSPYPEPQFGSGTPPHTSNPPQKKKRAMGSGVSQLPGLPSYQALAVRREFKPGQNMVSLLEYRKRKQGTRDPEPVGSVGGTIGTPVRTGSLCQTAESPGGPRSLLQPSASPHSSFSSPAHQPFPQIEEVSPPDLSTTLGNHSQTSSHWMVPTSVERLREGQGVFERVLRGNIKMDRILKRSDGGAGEHGSNRDKDTEGLEDDRYTLPSSSLTSPMRSPQSYSPSVHLHQVQPHLAESDLHLENSNYHQQSSSSPFHPSISSSPSPSSSSVVQGYHPSRLGTPVSVAQDMLSSSAPASVDSRHTGGTLHHPSRAGGMDLSHLYSDSHHKASLLNSSTLSGSMSVSTRGQGHADSCTAINSQTSHTSRLAQSPTVRNMKAGSPSPSVLQASSRLLSASGTQHYPQRHLQQPPMQGSGVRTHSGTY is encoded by the exons ATGAGCATAGCAATCGCACTGGGAGTCACCACACCTGAGACACCTTACACAGACATGGCCGCCGGATCAGA TCCTGAGTCAGTGGAAGCGAGCCCTGCAGTGAATGAGAAGACATACTCGAACCACAGCTGTGGGAGTGCACAGAATCATGGATACCGGGGTCTGCCCTATGCT ATGCAACAGTCTTCCATTGTGTGTTGTCAGGATCATAACTATGGAGCGCCACCCCCTCCTACCCCTCCTGCCTCCCCACTCTCCCAGACCATCATTCCCCGCCTGGAGCTCAATGGCGCCCTTGGCCGTCCCCGACCCCGTTTACACACCAACGACCCTGACAACTCAGCCGACAGTGATAGCTCATCGGAGGAGGAAGGTGCTGTGCCATCAGGCTGGTGCCAGTGCCGCCTGACGTCAGATCGCTACCTCATAAAATGCGAGAGCTGCAG GGGACTGGACAGGAGGAAAGGACTCGATGGGCAGCATCGGAAACAAGACAATGTGTCCG GAGAGAGCAGTGCTACAGAAAGTGGAGATGAGGAGGTCTCAGCTGCCACAGTGTCATACACAGCCACTCAGCACACACCCACCAGCATCACACTCACCGTTAACAGAGTCAAACGCAACAAAgctaagaaaagaaagaagagcaCGGAGAAAACACGAGCTGCCCCTAAAGCTAAGAAAGTCAAG gcCTTTAGAGAGGGTTCAAGAAAATCCCTACGGATGAAG AACTCTACCAGTGAAGCAAGTGTGTTGGATGAGAACACAGCTGAAGGCTGGGAGACGCGTATCCGGCAATGGACAGATCAGTATGAGGAGGCTCAGGCCAATCAGTACAGTGCTGATGTTCAAACACTTCTCCAGCTCCATCACAATGCCAACAAGAGCTCGCCAAACCCTGCAGCCCTCGCTATGGACACCATCAACCGCACAGAGTTGGCCTGCAACAACACTGTGTTGAGCTCTCAGATGCAG ttACAGCTTGGCCGTGTGACACGAgtgcagaaacacagaaaaatcCTGCGAGCAGCACGGGACTTGGAGCCTGACACACTCATCATAGAGTACAGAGGCAAAGTCATGCTTAAACAACAGTTTGAGGTCAATGGGCACTTCTTCAAGAG GCCCTACCCATTTGTCCTGTTCTACTCTAAATTTAATGAAGTAGAAATGTGTGTAGATGCACGGACATTTGGCAACGATGCTCGCTTTATTAGGAGATCCTGTACACCCAATGCTGAG GTACGGCATATGATTGCAGATGGGATGATTCATCTGTGTATTTATGCTGTTTCTCAAATCTCCAAAGATACAGAGGTCACAATTGGCTTTGATTATGAATTCAGCAGCTG TAACTACAAGGTGGACTGTGCATGTCATAAAGGCAATCAGAACTGTCCCGTGCAGAAGCATAACCAGAACCCATCTGAGGTGCTTCTGCCCCCGCCACAGAACCCACTGCCTACTCTGCCTGGAGCAGAGACTCGCAGAAGGAGGGCAAGGCGAAAAGAGTTAGAGGGAAATGGCCTGATTGGGAGTGTATCTGATGATAGCAATCAGCTCCTGGATGAACATGGGGAACATGGAACTAGTGAAGCAGAG GAGAGTCTGATGGATGGTTTAAAGCAGGAGGATGGGCAGGAGGAAGTAGATGAAATGGGAGCACCCATACCTAATAGACGG TCTCGAGAGGACCGGAAAGCTGAAGCCATCATGCACGTGTTTGAGAATTTGGAAAGAAGGCGGAAACGTGTTTCTCAGGGTACCGAACGTGCAGGGCTTGACGACTTCAAACAGGAAGGGGTGGGGTCTGAGGAAGGTGGGGCCTCCTCTCCCACAGGGGTTAACCCAGGTCACAATGCAGGGTTGATTGGAGGAGTTAGCACACGGCGTACATCTTTGGCCTCA GACCATGTGGCATCAGTTGAGTCAGAAAAGGCTTCAGCCACAAGCCTCGTTGCTCCCAAACCTCCCCCAGCACGTTCCAAACCACGACCCAAGAGTCGCATATCCCGCAATCGGGCGAGCTCAGCCCAGCGGGCACGGCGCCAAAGGCAGGCTCTTTTAGCACAGCAGGCAGCCGAGGCAGGAGCAGCAGGTGGGGAAGAGGGAGGCACTGCAGCTGGTGCAGGAGAGCTTGGGATTGGGGATGGAGCTCTGGGAATTGGACAACCTCAGGATGGAGAGAGCTGTGGAGTCTCTACAGCACTAGGCAGCAAGACAAGTGTGAGGTGtcccaaaacaaaaaag TACTTGGTGACGGAGTGGCTGAATGACAAGGCCCCAGACCGTGTAGAGGAGCCAATTGAGCGACCCCTGCGCATCTCCACAGACCCTACCGTGCTGGCTACTACACTCAACATGCTGCCAGGCCTCTCACACTCACCACTCATTTGTACCACACCCAAACACTACATCCGCTTTGGCTCTCCGTTCAACCCAGAGAGACGTCGTCGGCCCCTTATCGTCGATCCCACCTACGGCTCCTGCAAGAAG AGGTGGATAAAGCAGGCGCAGGATGAGAGCATGTCTCTTTCCATGGAAGATGGAACTGAGTCTAACTCTTCACACCAAAGTAACAGCAGCAGCACGGCCTCCAgatctg AGTTAATGGCACCCTTTAAAAAGAGGAAGTCAAAGTATGCGCCAGAAACGGTTGCACCGCCTCCTGAACTTTTGCTTCGACCTTTGTCCCCCATCACACCTCCACTGCCAACTGAGTCCTCTGTGAGCTTGCTACaccctctcttctcttcctgcTCGCTCTATTTAGGAGCCGATGAGGAGAGGCAGAATGGTGCTATGCCACCCTACTCCCCACTCCTCCTGTCTCTTCCTGCCAGTCGGTGCAACACACCTTTGCAGTTTGAG AACATCTCATCTCCTGAGGCATCTCCTGTACACAGACCAGAGTCTCTTTCTCCAGAG CCATGTTTGCGACCAGAATTTGATACACCACGGATCTCCACCTTCCCTGACCTTTCTGTGACATCCGCTCTTGGCAGTCCAGCACCCCCATCTGATGACTTTCCCTTAACTGGACCAGAGTCTCTGACCGGCTCTGGAGATGGTGTCTGCCTAACACCAGTCCCTGTATCTAACACCAGTGATGCTTCATTGGGCCCACGCTTAAATGAGGCACAGGTTCGAGAGCAGGTCTTTAGGACAGAGTTCAACCTAATCTACACCTGCTCTCCGCTCAATGCCAACCTGACCTCTGGTCCTGTGACTGACAGAAGGCATTCCCAGTCAGAAGGCAGCTTCTCTCCTGCTGAATCCTATTATAGCTCTGTGAGTGGCCAAGGGTTATTGACTGAGCCGGGTTCTGGTTCTTTTTCACCGTACCCTGAGCCTCAGTTTGGGAGTGGCACGCCTCCTCATACCAGCAATCCACCACAGAAGAAGAAG AGGGCCATGGGAAGTGGCGTTAGTCAGCTGCCAGGCTTGCCTAGTTACCAGGCACTAGCTGTAAGGCGTGAATTCAAGCCAGGGCAGAATATG GTATCTTTGCTGGAATATCGAAAAAGGAAGCAGGGAACACGGGACCCTGAGCCAGTAGGTTCTGTTGGTGGCACCATTGGTACCCCTGTGCGTACTGGCTCTCTGTGCCAAACTGCTGAATCCCCTGGTGGGCCACGCTCACTGCTGCAGCCCTCCGCCTCCCCACACAGCTCCTTCTCCTCTCCAGCCCATCAGCCATTCCCACAGATAGAGGAGGTCAGTCCTCCTGATCTCAGCACCACCCTGGGGAATCACTCCCAGACATCCAGCCACTG gATGGTACCAACATCAGTGGAGAGATTAAGGGAAGGGCAGGGAGTTTTCGAGCGTGTTCTGAGGGGCAATATAAAGATGGATCGGATCCTTAAAAGGTCGGATGGTGGAGCTGGTGAACATGGTAGTAACCGAGACAAAGACACGG AGGGACTGGAAGATGATAGGTATACTCTCCCAAGTTCATCTTTGACGTCCCCCATGAGGAGTCCTCAGAGCTACAGCCCATCTGTTCACCTACACCag GTGCAACCTCATTTGGCCGAATCTGATCTGCATCTGGAAAACTCCAACTACCACCAGCAGAGTAGCTCCTCTCCTTTTCATCCCTCCATCAGCTCCTCTCCTTCACCTTCCTCTTCATCAGTGGTTCAGGGCTACCATCCTTCTCGGCTGGGGACGCCTGTTTCTGTAGCCCAGGACATGCTCTCCTCCTCGGCCCCTGCTTCAGTGGACTCCAGGCACACAGGGGGCACTCTACACCATCCTAGTAGAGCAGGAGGGATGGACCTGTCACACCTCTATTCAGACAGCCATCATAAAGCCAGCCTGTTAAACAGCAGCACTCTTTCAGGGTCTATGAGTGTATCCACCAGAGGTCAGGGCCATGCGGACAGCTGCACTGCCATTAACAGCCAAACCTCCCACACGTCCAGACTAGCCCAGTCACCCACAGTGCGAAACATGAAAGCAGGCAGCCCCAGTCCCTCAGTGCTGCAGGCCAGCTCCAGGCTTCTCTCAGCCAGTGGAACACAGCACTACCCACAGCGGCATTTACAGCAGCCCCCTATGCAGGGTTCAGGTGTACGGACACATTCTGGGACCTACTAG
- the setd5 gene encoding histone-lysine N-methyltransferase SETD5 isoform X6 produces MSIAIALGVTTPETPYTDMAAGSDPESVEASPAVNEKTYSNHSCGSAQNHGYRGLPYADHNYGAPPPPTPPASPLSQTIIPRLELNGALGRPRPRLHTNDPDNSADSDSSSEEEGAVPSGWCQCRLTSDRYLIKCESCRGLDRRKGLDGQHRKQDNVSVGESSATESGDEEVSAATVSYTATQHTPTSITLTVNRVKRNKAKKRKKSTEKTRAAPKAKKVKAFREGSRKSLRMKNSTSEASVLDENTAEGWETRIRQWTDQYEEAQANQYSADVQTLLQLHHNANKSSPNPAALAMDTINRTELACNNTVLSSQMQLQLGRVTRVQKHRKILRAARDLEPDTLIIEYRGKVMLKQQFEVNGHFFKRPYPFVLFYSKFNEVEMCVDARTFGNDARFIRRSCTPNAEVRHMIADGMIHLCIYAVSQISKDTEVTIGFDYEFSSCNYKVDCACHKGNQNCPVQKHNQNPSEVLLPPPQNPLPTLPGAETRRRRARRKELEGNGLIGSVSDDSNQLLDEHGEHGTSEAEESLMDGLKQEDGQEEVDEMGAPIPNRRSREDRKAEAIMHVFENLERRRKRVSQGTERAGLDDFKQEGVGSEEGGASSPTGVNPGHNAGLIGGVSTRRTSLASDHVASVESEKASATSLVAPKPPPARSKPRPKSRISRNRASSAQRARRQRQALLAQQAAEAGAAGGEEGGTAAGAGELGIGDGALGIGQPQDGESCGVSTALGSKTSVRCPKTKKYLVTEWLNDKAPDRVEEPIERPLRISTDPTVLATTLNMLPGLSHSPLICTTPKHYIRFGSPFNPERRRRPLIVDPTYGSCKKRWIKQAQDESMSLSMEDGTESNSSHQSNSSSTASRSELMAPFKKRKSKYAPETVAPPPELLLRPLSPITPPLPTESSVSLLHPLFSSCSLYLGADEERQNGAMPPYSPLLLSLPASRCNTPLQFENISSPEASPVHRPESLSPEPCLRPEFDTPRISTFPDLSVTSALGSPAPPSDDFPLTGPESLTGSGDGVCLTPVPVSNTSDASLGPRLNEAQVREQVFRTEFNLIYTCSPLNANLTSGPVTDRRHSQSEGSFSPAESYYSSVSGQGLLTEPGSGSFSPYPEPQFGSGTPPHTSNPPQKKKVSLLEYRKRKQGTRDPEPVGSVGGTIGTPVRTGSLCQTAESPGGPRSLLQPSASPHSSFSSPAHQPFPQIEEVSPPDLSTTLGNHSQTSSHWMVPTSVERLREGQGVFERVLRGNIKMDRILKRSDGGAGEHGSNRDKDTEGLEDDRYTLPSSSLTSPMRSPQSYSPSVHLHQVQPHLAESDLHLENSNYHQQSSSSPFHPSISSSPSPSSSSVVQGYHPSRLGTPVSVAQDMLSSSAPASVDSRHTGGTLHHPSRAGGMDLSHLYSDSHHKASLLNSSTLSGSMSVSTRGQGHADSCTAINSQTSHTSRLAQSPTVRNMKAGSPSPSVLQASSRLLSASGTQHYPQRHLQQPPMQGSGVRTHSGTY; encoded by the exons ATGAGCATAGCAATCGCACTGGGAGTCACCACACCTGAGACACCTTACACAGACATGGCCGCCGGATCAGA TCCTGAGTCAGTGGAAGCGAGCCCTGCAGTGAATGAGAAGACATACTCGAACCACAGCTGTGGGAGTGCACAGAATCATGGATACCGGGGTCTGCCCTATGCT GATCATAACTATGGAGCGCCACCCCCTCCTACCCCTCCTGCCTCCCCACTCTCCCAGACCATCATTCCCCGCCTGGAGCTCAATGGCGCCCTTGGCCGTCCCCGACCCCGTTTACACACCAACGACCCTGACAACTCAGCCGACAGTGATAGCTCATCGGAGGAGGAAGGTGCTGTGCCATCAGGCTGGTGCCAGTGCCGCCTGACGTCAGATCGCTACCTCATAAAATGCGAGAGCTGCAG GGGACTGGACAGGAGGAAAGGACTCGATGGGCAGCATCGGAAACAAGACAATGTGTCCG tagGAGAGAGCAGTGCTACAGAAAGTGGAGATGAGGAGGTCTCAGCTGCCACAGTGTCATACACAGCCACTCAGCACACACCCACCAGCATCACACTCACCGTTAACAGAGTCAAACGCAACAAAgctaagaaaagaaagaagagcaCGGAGAAAACACGAGCTGCCCCTAAAGCTAAGAAAGTCAAG gcCTTTAGAGAGGGTTCAAGAAAATCCCTACGGATGAAG AACTCTACCAGTGAAGCAAGTGTGTTGGATGAGAACACAGCTGAAGGCTGGGAGACGCGTATCCGGCAATGGACAGATCAGTATGAGGAGGCTCAGGCCAATCAGTACAGTGCTGATGTTCAAACACTTCTCCAGCTCCATCACAATGCCAACAAGAGCTCGCCAAACCCTGCAGCCCTCGCTATGGACACCATCAACCGCACAGAGTTGGCCTGCAACAACACTGTGTTGAGCTCTCAGATGCAG ttACAGCTTGGCCGTGTGACACGAgtgcagaaacacagaaaaatcCTGCGAGCAGCACGGGACTTGGAGCCTGACACACTCATCATAGAGTACAGAGGCAAAGTCATGCTTAAACAACAGTTTGAGGTCAATGGGCACTTCTTCAAGAG GCCCTACCCATTTGTCCTGTTCTACTCTAAATTTAATGAAGTAGAAATGTGTGTAGATGCACGGACATTTGGCAACGATGCTCGCTTTATTAGGAGATCCTGTACACCCAATGCTGAG GTACGGCATATGATTGCAGATGGGATGATTCATCTGTGTATTTATGCTGTTTCTCAAATCTCCAAAGATACAGAGGTCACAATTGGCTTTGATTATGAATTCAGCAGCTG TAACTACAAGGTGGACTGTGCATGTCATAAAGGCAATCAGAACTGTCCCGTGCAGAAGCATAACCAGAACCCATCTGAGGTGCTTCTGCCCCCGCCACAGAACCCACTGCCTACTCTGCCTGGAGCAGAGACTCGCAGAAGGAGGGCAAGGCGAAAAGAGTTAGAGGGAAATGGCCTGATTGGGAGTGTATCTGATGATAGCAATCAGCTCCTGGATGAACATGGGGAACATGGAACTAGTGAAGCAGAG GAGAGTCTGATGGATGGTTTAAAGCAGGAGGATGGGCAGGAGGAAGTAGATGAAATGGGAGCACCCATACCTAATAGACGG TCTCGAGAGGACCGGAAAGCTGAAGCCATCATGCACGTGTTTGAGAATTTGGAAAGAAGGCGGAAACGTGTTTCTCAGGGTACCGAACGTGCAGGGCTTGACGACTTCAAACAGGAAGGGGTGGGGTCTGAGGAAGGTGGGGCCTCCTCTCCCACAGGGGTTAACCCAGGTCACAATGCAGGGTTGATTGGAGGAGTTAGCACACGGCGTACATCTTTGGCCTCA GACCATGTGGCATCAGTTGAGTCAGAAAAGGCTTCAGCCACAAGCCTCGTTGCTCCCAAACCTCCCCCAGCACGTTCCAAACCACGACCCAAGAGTCGCATATCCCGCAATCGGGCGAGCTCAGCCCAGCGGGCACGGCGCCAAAGGCAGGCTCTTTTAGCACAGCAGGCAGCCGAGGCAGGAGCAGCAGGTGGGGAAGAGGGAGGCACTGCAGCTGGTGCAGGAGAGCTTGGGATTGGGGATGGAGCTCTGGGAATTGGACAACCTCAGGATGGAGAGAGCTGTGGAGTCTCTACAGCACTAGGCAGCAAGACAAGTGTGAGGTGtcccaaaacaaaaaag TACTTGGTGACGGAGTGGCTGAATGACAAGGCCCCAGACCGTGTAGAGGAGCCAATTGAGCGACCCCTGCGCATCTCCACAGACCCTACCGTGCTGGCTACTACACTCAACATGCTGCCAGGCCTCTCACACTCACCACTCATTTGTACCACACCCAAACACTACATCCGCTTTGGCTCTCCGTTCAACCCAGAGAGACGTCGTCGGCCCCTTATCGTCGATCCCACCTACGGCTCCTGCAAGAAG AGGTGGATAAAGCAGGCGCAGGATGAGAGCATGTCTCTTTCCATGGAAGATGGAACTGAGTCTAACTCTTCACACCAAAGTAACAGCAGCAGCACGGCCTCCAgatctg AGTTAATGGCACCCTTTAAAAAGAGGAAGTCAAAGTATGCGCCAGAAACGGTTGCACCGCCTCCTGAACTTTTGCTTCGACCTTTGTCCCCCATCACACCTCCACTGCCAACTGAGTCCTCTGTGAGCTTGCTACaccctctcttctcttcctgcTCGCTCTATTTAGGAGCCGATGAGGAGAGGCAGAATGGTGCTATGCCACCCTACTCCCCACTCCTCCTGTCTCTTCCTGCCAGTCGGTGCAACACACCTTTGCAGTTTGAG AACATCTCATCTCCTGAGGCATCTCCTGTACACAGACCAGAGTCTCTTTCTCCAGAG CCATGTTTGCGACCAGAATTTGATACACCACGGATCTCCACCTTCCCTGACCTTTCTGTGACATCCGCTCTTGGCAGTCCAGCACCCCCATCTGATGACTTTCCCTTAACTGGACCAGAGTCTCTGACCGGCTCTGGAGATGGTGTCTGCCTAACACCAGTCCCTGTATCTAACACCAGTGATGCTTCATTGGGCCCACGCTTAAATGAGGCACAGGTTCGAGAGCAGGTCTTTAGGACAGAGTTCAACCTAATCTACACCTGCTCTCCGCTCAATGCCAACCTGACCTCTGGTCCTGTGACTGACAGAAGGCATTCCCAGTCAGAAGGCAGCTTCTCTCCTGCTGAATCCTATTATAGCTCTGTGAGTGGCCAAGGGTTATTGACTGAGCCGGGTTCTGGTTCTTTTTCACCGTACCCTGAGCCTCAGTTTGGGAGTGGCACGCCTCCTCATACCAGCAATCCACCACAGAAGAAGAAG GTATCTTTGCTGGAATATCGAAAAAGGAAGCAGGGAACACGGGACCCTGAGCCAGTAGGTTCTGTTGGTGGCACCATTGGTACCCCTGTGCGTACTGGCTCTCTGTGCCAAACTGCTGAATCCCCTGGTGGGCCACGCTCACTGCTGCAGCCCTCCGCCTCCCCACACAGCTCCTTCTCCTCTCCAGCCCATCAGCCATTCCCACAGATAGAGGAGGTCAGTCCTCCTGATCTCAGCACCACCCTGGGGAATCACTCCCAGACATCCAGCCACTG gATGGTACCAACATCAGTGGAGAGATTAAGGGAAGGGCAGGGAGTTTTCGAGCGTGTTCTGAGGGGCAATATAAAGATGGATCGGATCCTTAAAAGGTCGGATGGTGGAGCTGGTGAACATGGTAGTAACCGAGACAAAGACACGG AGGGACTGGAAGATGATAGGTATACTCTCCCAAGTTCATCTTTGACGTCCCCCATGAGGAGTCCTCAGAGCTACAGCCCATCTGTTCACCTACACCag GTGCAACCTCATTTGGCCGAATCTGATCTGCATCTGGAAAACTCCAACTACCACCAGCAGAGTAGCTCCTCTCCTTTTCATCCCTCCATCAGCTCCTCTCCTTCACCTTCCTCTTCATCAGTGGTTCAGGGCTACCATCCTTCTCGGCTGGGGACGCCTGTTTCTGTAGCCCAGGACATGCTCTCCTCCTCGGCCCCTGCTTCAGTGGACTCCAGGCACACAGGGGGCACTCTACACCATCCTAGTAGAGCAGGAGGGATGGACCTGTCACACCTCTATTCAGACAGCCATCATAAAGCCAGCCTGTTAAACAGCAGCACTCTTTCAGGGTCTATGAGTGTATCCACCAGAGGTCAGGGCCATGCGGACAGCTGCACTGCCATTAACAGCCAAACCTCCCACACGTCCAGACTAGCCCAGTCACCCACAGTGCGAAACATGAAAGCAGGCAGCCCCAGTCCCTCAGTGCTGCAGGCCAGCTCCAGGCTTCTCTCAGCCAGTGGAACACAGCACTACCCACAGCGGCATTTACAGCAGCCCCCTATGCAGGGTTCAGGTGTACGGACACATTCTGGGACCTACTAG